The Dehalococcoidia bacterium genome includes the window CCCCACGGCCCGGCCGTCGTCACAGGGGAGGCAGTCCGCCGCCGCGCCGCCCACCTGGCCGAGCTGGGCTGGCAGCGGTTGCAGGGTGGCGGGGCGGTGCACCCCTCCCGCTTGCGACCCGTCTACCTGCGGGAGCCGGCCACCGGGCCCCCGCCGAGACCATAGTCCGGGAGGTGTAAAATGGCCCAGAACATGCAGCGCACCCTGATCCTCATCAAGCCCGATGCCGTGCAGCGTGGCCTGATAGGGGAGATCATCTCCCGCCTGGAGCGTCGGGGCCTGCGCATCGTCGCCCTGCGCCTGCTGCAGGTGGACCAGGAACTGGCCCGACGCCACTATGCCGAGCACGTCGACAAGCCTTTCTTCGGGCAACTGGTAGGCTTCATCACCTCGGCCCCCATAGTCGCCGCGGTGGTGGAAGGCCCCCACGCTGTCGAAGTGGTCCGCCAGACCATGGGCGCCACCGACCCCAAGAAAGCGGCCCCCGGCACCATTCGTGGCGACCTGGGGCTGGACATCACCCACAACCTGATCCACGGCTCCGACTCGGAGGAGACGGCCCGGCGCGAGATCGCCCTCTTTTTCGACGAGGCGGACATCGTCTCCTACCAGCGGGACGTGGACCGCTGGGCCTTTGGCGAAGCCGAGTGAGGTGGGGAACGCCATGGCCGCCGATGACCTGCGTCTGGCACCCGAGGAGCTACGCCTGACGGTAGACCCTGCCCGCTTCCGCTTCCAGAAAACGGACGAGGTGGCGCCCCTGGAGGAATTCGTCGGGCAGGAGCGGGCCATCCGCGCCCTGGAATTCGGCCTGAGCGTGGACCGACCCGGCTACAACATCTTCGTCAGCGGCCTGACGGGCACCGGCCGCACCAGCGCCATCCGCGAGTACGTGCGACGGGCCATCGCCCGCCAGCAGGAGGCGGGGGCCGTGCGGCGGCCCGATGACTGGTGCTATCTCTACAACTTTCGCGATCCCGACCGTCCCCGGGCCGTCCGGCTGCCGGCCGGCGAAGGGCGCCGGCTGCGGGAGGGTCTGCGGGAGCTGCTGGAGAACGCCCAGGCCTTCATCAAGCGGGCCTTCGCCAGCGAGGAGTACGAACAGCAGCGGCGGGAGCTCATCGACGCCAGCCAGCGGGAGGCCCAGCGGCTGATGGAGCAGGCGCAGCAGCAGGCCCAGGCGGCCGGATTTGCCCTGCGTTTCTCGCCCATGGGGGTAGCGGTGGTGCCTATCATCGGCGGGCGGCCAGCGACGCCAGAGGAGCTGGCCAACCTGGACCCCATCATGCGGCGGGCATTGGAAGAGCGCCAGCGGCAGGTCTCGGAGATGGTCAACGAGGTGGGAGAGAGGCTGCGGGCGCTGGAACAGGAGCTGATGCAGAGGCTGCGAGAGCTGGACCGGCAGGTGGGGGAGAACGCCGTCAACGCCCTCTTCCGGCGGGCCAGCGAGTCCTTCCAGCAGTATCCGGAGGTGGCCTCTTTCCTGGAGGAGCTGAGGGCCCACACCCTGGCCAACCTGGACCTTTTCCGGGCCGACCAGCCGCCGCTCTCGCCCCTGGCGCGCTCCAGCCCCGAGGGCCAGCTGGACCCCTTCCTCGCCTTCCGCTGCAACCTGTTCGTGGACAACGGCCAGGCCGAAGGGCCACCCATCGTCATCGAGACCAACCCCACCTGGTCCAACCTGTTCGGGCGCATCGAACGCAAGGCCTACATGGGCACCTACTTCAGCGACCATACCCTGCTGCGGCCCGGGGCAGTACATCGGGCCAACGGCGGCTACCTGATCCTAGACATCAACGACCTGGCCACCAAACCGGGCTCCTGGGAGGGCCTGAAGCGGGTCCTGCGCACCGGCCAGGTGCGGCTGGAGGACCCCATGGAGGGTCTGGGGCTGCTGGTGCCCCAGGGTCTGCGGCCGGAGCCGATACCGGTGCAGATCAAGGTCATCATTACCGGCGACCCCCTCAGTTACTTTCTCCTCTCCACCTATGACCCTCACTTCTGGGAGCTGTTCAAGGTCAAGGCCGACTTCGACCACCAGATACCCCTGTCCGACGAGACGCTGGGGCTGTACGCCCGCTTCGTATCCAGCTGCTGTCGCGACGAGTCCCTGCGGCCCTTCCAGGCCGATGCCGTGGCCAAGGTCGTGGAGCACGCCTCCCGCATGGTGGAGGACCAAGAGAAACTTACGGCCCGGTTCGGACAGCTGAGGGATATCCTCATCGAGGCCGACTACTGGGCCGCCCAGGAGGGGGCCGAAGCCGTAGCCGCCCAGCACGTCCAGCGGGCAGTGCGGGAGAAATACTACCGCCTCAACCTGGTGGAGGAGCGGGTGCGAGAGCTCATCACCCGCGGCATCATCATGGTGGACGTGGAGGGGGCAGTGGTGGGGCAGGTGAACGGCCTGGCAGTGCTGGACATGGGGGATTTCAGCTTCGGGCGCCCTTCCCGCATCACCGCTCGCGTCTTCCTGGGGCAGCGGGGCATCGTGAGCATAGACCGCGAGTCCCAGCTATCGGGGCGCATCCACGACAAGGGCGTGTTCACCATCAGCGGCTACCTCGGGTGGAAATACGCCCAGGAGCGGCCCCTCTCCCTCTCGGCCAGCGTCTCCTTCGAGCAGGCCTACGAGCCGGTGGAAGGCGACTCGGCCTCCCTGGCCGAGCTCTGCGCCATCCTGTCGGCCATCGCGCAGGTGCCCCTGCGCCAGGACCTGGCCGTCACCGGCTCCGTCAACCAGAAGGGGGAGGTGCAGCCGGTGGGGGGCGTGAACCAGAAGGTCGAGGGCTTCTTCGAGGTGTGCCGCGCCAGGGGCCTCACCGGGAGCCAGGGCGTCATCCTCCCTGCCCGCAACCGCCGCCACCTGAACCTGCGCGAGGAGGTGGTGGAGGCAGTGCGTCGGGGCCAGTTCCATATCTATGCCGTGGAGACGGTGGACCAGGCCCTGGAGCTCCTGACGGGGATGCCCGCCGGCGAACGCCAGGCCGACGGCACCTATCCCGAAGGCACCCTCAATGCCCTCGTGGACGCCCGCCTGCGGGAGATGGGCGAGGCCCTGCGCCGGGCCGGACGCCCCCGCGAGCGGGAGGAAGCCGAAGAGAAGGAGTCCGCAGAGAAGGACAAGGAGCAG containing:
- the ndk gene encoding nucleoside-diphosphate kinase, whose translation is MQRTLILIKPDAVQRGLIGEIISRLERRGLRIVALRLLQVDQELARRHYAEHVDKPFFGQLVGFITSAPIVAAVVEGPHAVEVVRQTMGATDPKKAAPGTIRGDLGLDITHNLIHGSDSEETARREIALFFDEADIVSYQRDVDRWAFGEAE
- a CDS encoding AAA family ATPase, translated to MAADDLRLAPEELRLTVDPARFRFQKTDEVAPLEEFVGQERAIRALEFGLSVDRPGYNIFVSGLTGTGRTSAIREYVRRAIARQQEAGAVRRPDDWCYLYNFRDPDRPRAVRLPAGEGRRLREGLRELLENAQAFIKRAFASEEYEQQRRELIDASQREAQRLMEQAQQQAQAAGFALRFSPMGVAVVPIIGGRPATPEELANLDPIMRRALEERQRQVSEMVNEVGERLRALEQELMQRLRELDRQVGENAVNALFRRASESFQQYPEVASFLEELRAHTLANLDLFRADQPPLSPLARSSPEGQLDPFLAFRCNLFVDNGQAEGPPIVIETNPTWSNLFGRIERKAYMGTYFSDHTLLRPGAVHRANGGYLILDINDLATKPGSWEGLKRVLRTGQVRLEDPMEGLGLLVPQGLRPEPIPVQIKVIITGDPLSYFLLSTYDPHFWELFKVKADFDHQIPLSDETLGLYARFVSSCCRDESLRPFQADAVAKVVEHASRMVEDQEKLTARFGQLRDILIEADYWAAQEGAEAVAAQHVQRAVREKYYRLNLVEERVRELITRGIIMVDVEGAVVGQVNGLAVLDMGDFSFGRPSRITARVFLGQRGIVSIDRESQLSGRIHDKGVFTISGYLGWKYAQERPLSLSASVSFEQAYEPVEGDSASLAELCAILSAIAQVPLRQDLAVTGSVNQKGEVQPVGGVNQKVEGFFEVCRARGLTGSQGVILPARNRRHLNLREEVVEAVRRGQFHIYAVETVDQALELLTGMPAGERQADGTYPEGTLNALVDARLREMGEALRRAGRPREREEAEEKESAEKDKEQEQSS